Proteins found in one Fimbriimonadaceae bacterium genomic segment:
- the ubiE gene encoding bifunctional demethylmenaquinone methyltransferase/2-methoxy-6-polyprenyl-1,4-benzoquinol methylase UbiE, with amino-acid sequence MESTLDKAAWETTGEDKRQVVRALFDEVAEHYDLVNSLVSFRMHQAWRREAVQVIGLSPGESVLDVCCGTGDFCTVAREAVGDSGQVVGVDFCPPMLRQAARKLAGRARLGLADATRLPFGPRRFDAATVGWGLRNVPDPQAALREIARVLRPGGRFVSVDMARPTAPVIGPVAEAVCHKAVPMVGRLFGHEGAYTYLPKSAERFMDRDALAAAFGAAGFQDVRHKDFMFGNICMMWGVRR; translated from the coding sequence ATGGAGAGCACGCTGGACAAAGCGGCCTGGGAAACGACCGGCGAAGACAAACGCCAGGTTGTCCGCGCCCTCTTTGACGAGGTCGCCGAGCACTACGACCTCGTCAACAGCTTGGTCAGCTTCCGTATGCACCAAGCCTGGCGCCGCGAGGCCGTCCAGGTCATTGGGTTGTCGCCGGGCGAGTCCGTCCTCGACGTCTGCTGTGGCACCGGAGACTTCTGCACCGTCGCCCGCGAGGCGGTCGGCGACTCCGGCCAGGTCGTCGGCGTGGACTTCTGTCCGCCGATGCTCCGCCAGGCCGCCCGCAAGCTGGCGGGCCGCGCCCGACTCGGCCTGGCCGACGCGACCCGGCTCCCGTTTGGCCCACGCCGCTTCGATGCCGCCACCGTCGGGTGGGGGCTGCGCAACGTGCCCGACCCTCAGGCCGCCCTGCGGGAGATCGCCCGGGTGCTCCGGCCCGGCGGCAGGTTCGTCAGCGTCGACATGGCCCGGCCGACCGCCCCGGTCATCGGGCCCGTGGCCGAAGCCGTCTGCCACAAGGCTGTCCCGATGGTCGGACGCCTCTTTGGCCACGAGGGCGCCTACACCTACCTTCCCAAGAGCGCGGAGAGGTTTATGGACCGCGACGCCCTCGCCGCCGCTTTCGGTGCCGCCGGCTTTCAGGATGTCCGGCACAAGGACTTCATGTTCGGCAACATCTGCATGATGTGGGGGGTGCGCCGGTGA
- a CDS encoding polyprenyl synthetase family protein: MSATAFLDKLSGRLDDSLLADLVETALAVESVLTAQMCSEVPLAQEIGRLTLEAGGKRMRPALVALAAHATGRPFDRTRVVNLGACMEMVHMATLVHDDVIDEATTRRGRPTASHAYGNTASVLSGDALLARAMVILADDGDLPVIRLVSRAVVEMAEGEVREVASRGVFDLALDEHLAILRMKTAAFIEVCCRVGALVAGGTAEQQEALGRFGHHLGMAFQIVDDLLDYRGEPAKTGKPRATDFREGCATWPLIDYTAAAGAGRWPQVFGNGVSETQLDELAGLMAQCGTFDRVGGAARAETEAAKASLAGLPGGAARDTLAGVADFVVEREL, from the coding sequence GTGAGCGCGACCGCCTTTCTCGACAAACTGTCCGGGCGGCTCGACGACAGCCTGCTCGCCGACTTAGTCGAGACGGCGCTGGCCGTCGAGAGTGTCCTCACCGCCCAAATGTGCAGCGAGGTGCCGTTGGCCCAGGAAATCGGCCGGCTCACCCTCGAGGCCGGCGGCAAAAGGATGCGGCCCGCTCTCGTCGCCTTGGCCGCCCACGCGACGGGGCGCCCCTTTGACCGGACGCGGGTCGTGAACTTGGGGGCCTGCATGGAGATGGTCCACATGGCGACCCTCGTGCACGACGACGTCATCGACGAGGCGACCACCAGGCGCGGCCGACCGACCGCGTCGCACGCCTATGGCAACACGGCGAGCGTGCTTTCGGGCGACGCCTTGTTGGCTCGGGCCATGGTCATCCTCGCCGACGACGGTGACCTGCCTGTCATCCGCTTGGTCAGCCGGGCTGTGGTCGAAATGGCCGAGGGGGAGGTCCGCGAAGTCGCGTCACGGGGTGTCTTCGACTTGGCCCTCGACGAACACCTCGCTATCCTGCGCATGAAGACGGCGGCGTTCATCGAAGTCTGTTGCCGGGTCGGCGCCCTGGTCGCCGGCGGGACGGCGGAACAACAGGAGGCCCTCGGACGGTTCGGCCATCACCTGGGCATGGCGTTCCAGATCGTCGACGACCTGCTCGACTACCGCGGGGAACCCGCAAAGACGGGCAAGCCTCGGGCGACCGACTTTCGCGAAGGATGCGCCACTTGGCCCCTGATCGACTACACCGCCGCCGCGGGCGCGGGCCGGTGGCCGCAGGTCTTCGGCAACGGCGTCTCCGAGACGCAGCTTGACGAGTTGGCCGGCCTCATGGCCCAGTGCGGCACCTTTGACCGGGTCGGGGGCGCGGCCCGGGCCGAGACCGAGGCCGCCAAGGCTTCCCTGGCTGGTCTGCCCGGTGGCGCGGCCCGCGACACTCTGGCCGGTGTCGCCGACTTTGTCGTCGAGCGCGAACTGTGA
- a CDS encoding HAD-IIA family hydrolase → MSAPRLVVFDLDGTLYRGSEAVVHAPEVVTTLVERGTLVRYFTNNSAARPDATTAKLRALGFPCEPGWVYGTGPAAARHVSGLGLSRAYVVGEEPLHQSFREAGVQTVRDDDAVKGRAQAVVVGICRSFTYAMLRAAQRAVSQGAVFVATNRDATYPVEGGLEDPGAGSIVAAVATATGQEPTVVGKPSPGLVFNILRDSNCSQDECLVVGDRLDTDIAAGAAASCPTFLVLTGVTRELPPGQAGGPDLRSLL, encoded by the coding sequence GTGAGCGCGCCCCGGCTCGTCGTCTTCGACCTCGACGGCACGCTATACCGAGGCTCTGAGGCCGTCGTCCATGCCCCCGAAGTGGTCACGACCCTCGTCGAGAGAGGGACCCTTGTCCGGTACTTCACCAACAACTCCGCCGCGAGGCCTGACGCCACGACGGCCAAACTCCGGGCCCTGGGTTTTCCCTGCGAGCCGGGCTGGGTCTACGGCACCGGGCCCGCCGCGGCCCGGCACGTCTCCGGGCTTGGCCTCTCGCGGGCCTATGTCGTGGGAGAAGAACCCCTCCATCAATCGTTCCGCGAGGCCGGAGTCCAGACCGTCCGCGACGACGACGCGGTCAAGGGCCGTGCCCAAGCGGTCGTCGTCGGCATCTGCCGGTCGTTCACGTACGCGATGCTCCGCGCCGCCCAGCGTGCGGTGTCGCAGGGAGCCGTCTTCGTCGCGACAAACCGCGACGCCACGTATCCGGTCGAGGGCGGCCTAGAGGACCCCGGAGCGGGAAGCATCGTCGCGGCCGTCGCCACCGCCACCGGCCAAGAACCGACCGTCGTCGGCAAGCCTTCCCCCGGGTTGGTCTTTAATATTCTTCGCGACTCTAACTGTTCGCAAGACGAATGTCTTGTCGTCGGTGACCGCCTCGACACCGACATCGCGGCGGGAGCCGCCGCGTCGTGTCCGACGTTTCTCGTCCTCACTGGTGTGACCCGGGAACTGCCACCCGGGCAAGCAGGGGGGCCTGACCTCAGGAGCCTACTGTGA
- a CDS encoding TatD family hydrolase translates to MSGWTDTHCHLNDERAFPDPADTVREANDHGVDRLVVVGVDTASSRRAVELAESFSHVWAVVGWHPNSSAGINDDELAATRELARHPKTVAVGEVGLDFHWDHATLDQQTRALHAQLDLAAELDLPVVFHCREAYPELLAVLEDRPVRPYLLHCFAGDQDDARRALALGCLFGVDGPVTYKKADELRETVRTIGLDHLVVETDAPWLTPHPHRGKPNRPAWASLVGEGLAVTLGLDVDVVRRQTNANADRFFGLG, encoded by the coding sequence GTGAGCGGCTGGACAGACACCCACTGCCATCTGAACGACGAAAGGGCGTTTCCGGACCCGGCTGATACCGTTCGGGAAGCGAACGACCATGGCGTCGACCGGTTGGTCGTCGTCGGCGTGGACACCGCGTCAAGCCGGCGGGCCGTGGAGTTGGCCGAGTCCTTTTCCCATGTATGGGCCGTGGTGGGCTGGCACCCCAACTCGTCGGCCGGGATCAACGACGACGAATTGGCCGCGACGCGCGAGCTGGCCCGCCATCCCAAGACGGTGGCAGTGGGCGAGGTCGGCCTTGACTTCCACTGGGACCATGCCACCCTTGACCAGCAGACACGGGCGCTCCACGCCCAACTCGACCTTGCCGCCGAGCTCGACTTGCCCGTCGTCTTTCATTGCCGCGAGGCCTATCCCGAGTTGCTCGCCGTCTTGGAGGACCGCCCGGTGCGCCCGTACCTCCTGCACTGCTTCGCTGGCGACCAGGACGACGCCCGGCGCGCCTTGGCCCTCGGCTGCCTCTTTGGCGTGGACGGTCCGGTCACGTACAAGAAGGCCGACGAATTGCGCGAGACCGTCCGGACGATCGGCCTGGACCACCTTGTCGTCGAAACGGACGCCCCTTGGCTGACACCACACCCCCACCGGGGCAAGCCAAACCGCCCCGCGTGGGCGAGCCTGGTCGGCGAAGGCTTGGCGGTCACACTGGGCCTTGACGTCGATGTGGTCCGCCGGCAGACCAACGCCAACGCCGATCGGTTCTTTGGCTTAGGCTAG